A DNA window from Chryseobacterium sp. MEBOG06 contains the following coding sequences:
- a CDS encoding rhodanese-like domain-containing protein, translating into MSLIEVIQSGNYELIDVREPMELEMDGNIEGAKNIPLGEVEDRQDEILSIKKPVILFCRSGNRSGKALEYLTSQGLKDGYNGGGWAELKATLEANRGTF; encoded by the coding sequence ATGTCTTTAATAGAAGTAATACAATCTGGAAACTATGAATTGATCGACGTTCGTGAGCCAATGGAGCTTGAAATGGACGGAAATATAGAAGGTGCTAAGAATATTCCACTTGGTGAAGTAGAAGACAGACAGGATGAAATTCTCTCTATCAAAAAACCGGTAATCTTATTCTGCAGAAGTGGAAACAGGAGTGGCAAAGCTTTAGAATACCTTACTTCTCAAGGATTAAAAGATGGCTATAACGGCGGCGGATGGGCTGAGCTGAAGGCTACTCTAGAAGCAAACAGAGGAACTTTTTAA
- a CDS encoding alpha/beta fold hydrolase codes for MEGRIIDIKGKKLYVEYSSSLENRPTLVFLHDSLGSVQLWRDLPVKLSETTQCNVLSYDRLGYGKSYPMPIHERPVNYMEMEADVLNDLLAELNINNAILFGHSDGGTIALITAAKYPERIAAVICEAGHIFVEEVTLKGVYDAWEAYKTTNLPERLQKYHGDKVEMLFKAWTETWTRDDYRSWNIEYLLKDITCPLLFIQGDADEYGTLDQVEKTITQVSGSAEKYIIPNIGHTPHKEASELVLEKSAEFIRKNS; via the coding sequence ATGGAAGGAAGAATAATTGATATAAAAGGTAAAAAATTATATGTTGAATACAGCAGTTCATTAGAAAACAGACCTACTCTTGTTTTTCTGCATGATTCGCTTGGGTCGGTACAGCTTTGGAGGGATTTGCCTGTTAAGCTATCTGAAACCACACAATGCAATGTTCTTTCTTATGACCGCCTGGGATACGGAAAATCATATCCTATGCCTATTCATGAAAGACCGGTTAACTATATGGAGATGGAGGCTGATGTACTGAATGATCTGTTGGCGGAACTTAATATTAACAATGCTATTCTTTTTGGGCACAGCGACGGAGGAACAATTGCGCTTATTACTGCTGCTAAATATCCGGAAAGAATAGCTGCTGTAATTTGTGAAGCAGGACATATTTTCGTGGAAGAAGTAACATTAAAGGGGGTATATGATGCCTGGGAAGCTTATAAAACAACTAATCTTCCAGAACGTTTACAGAAATATCATGGCGATAAGGTAGAAATGCTTTTTAAAGCCTGGACGGAAACCTGGACCCGTGATGATTACAGAAGCTGGAATATAGAATATCTTCTGAAAGATATTACCTGTCCGTTGTTATTTATTCAGGGAGATGCAGATGAGTACGGTACATTGGATCAGGTTGAAAAAACCATTACGCAGGTAAGCGGAAGTGCTGAAAAATATATCATTCCTAATATTGGGCATACTCCACACAAAGAGGCTTCTGAGCTGGTACTTGAGAAATCTGCAGAGTTTATCAGGAAAAATTCATAG
- a CDS encoding NAD(P)H-dependent flavin oxidoreductase, whose protein sequence is MSNFIDFNSAKKLHDMQASQNRVSHLFNIKYPIIQAGMIWHSGWRLASAVSNCGGLGLIGAGSMYPDILRENIQKCKQATDKPFGVNVPMLYPNIEEIIQIILEEGVKIVFTSAGNPKTYTETLQKEGIKVAHVVSSTKFAVKCEDAGVDAIVAEGFEAGGHNGRDETTTFCLIPNVKKHISRPLIAAGGIALGSQMKAAMILGADGVQIGSRFAATTEASAHENWKKKITELQEGDTHLTLKELAPVRMVKNKFFDELENIYQTGRDKEALITSLGRARAKKGMFEGDMEDGELEIGQVSALIDDILSVETVFKQLLKEFEEIKMPVF, encoded by the coding sequence ATGAGTAATTTTATAGATTTCAATTCGGCAAAAAAACTTCATGATATGCAGGCCAGCCAAAATAGAGTTTCACACCTTTTTAACATCAAATATCCAATTATTCAGGCAGGAATGATCTGGCATTCCGGCTGGAGACTAGCTTCCGCTGTATCCAATTGTGGAGGATTAGGCTTAATAGGTGCAGGAAGTATGTATCCTGATATTCTAAGAGAAAATATCCAAAAATGTAAGCAGGCAACAGATAAACCTTTCGGAGTAAATGTTCCCATGCTGTACCCGAATATTGAAGAAATAATTCAGATTATTCTGGAAGAAGGGGTGAAAATTGTATTTACGTCAGCCGGTAATCCAAAAACATATACAGAAACTCTTCAGAAAGAAGGAATCAAAGTTGCCCACGTAGTTTCCTCTACCAAATTTGCTGTAAAATGTGAAGATGCCGGAGTAGATGCTATTGTTGCCGAAGGTTTTGAGGCTGGGGGCCACAATGGAAGAGATGAAACGACAACATTCTGTCTTATTCCCAATGTCAAAAAACATATTTCCAGGCCGCTGATTGCTGCAGGAGGAATTGCGTTGGGATCACAGATGAAAGCTGCTATGATCCTGGGAGCAGACGGTGTACAGATTGGTTCCCGCTTTGCAGCTACTACCGAAGCCAGCGCTCACGAAAACTGGAAAAAGAAAATTACAGAACTTCAGGAAGGAGACACTCATCTTACCCTAAAAGAACTAGCTCCTGTAAGAATGGTTAAAAATAAATTCTTTGACGAGCTTGAAAATATCTATCAGACAGGAAGAGATAAAGAAGCTTTGATTACCTCCCTGGGAAGAGCCAGAGCTAAGAAAGGAATGTTTGAAGGAGATATGGAAGATGGCGAACTGGAAATAGGACAGGTTTCGGCTCTGATAGACGATATTCTTTCGGTAGAAACCGTTTTTAAACAACTGTTAAAAGAATTTGAAGAAATAAAAATGCCTGTTTTTTAA
- a CDS encoding peptidylprolyl isomerase, translating into MTNKLKITFLLGIFIMMFSSNMMNAQLKPGDLVDGIAAVIGNEIVLESDVTEQMNYGKQQGATNTDKCEFLENLISNKLLVYEAKKDTLIENRSAAIKEQANAKYRQLLSQFPDEKTLLAAYKFRNAYEMKNAIEKIDNDQYYGQAKYQRITDKADVTPNEVTDFYNLYKSQLPEVKDEVTLAQIMIYPSLTEAHKQDLINRLKKIKKDILGGETFESQARIYSEDEGSASNGGLYKNINKGQMVKPFEAAALNLQDNEISEPIESEFGYHIIQLLKRSGKVYDARHILLKATPTDEELNTAKAKLDSIRGLIIAGKMTFKDAAFRFSDDKRTKFNAGVVPGADGSDKIERESIPGTISYELAGLNKGDITTAFEDEENKRKSIKIIKLEDVIPAHQITLETDFSRIKQMALNKKKSEMVEKFVNSKLPTTFISIDGRYDNCNFKANWKKESLKK; encoded by the coding sequence ATGACAAATAAACTAAAAATCACTTTTCTTCTTGGGATTTTCATCATGATGTTTTCTTCCAATATGATGAATGCCCAGCTAAAACCAGGAGATTTGGTGGATGGTATTGCTGCTGTTATTGGGAATGAGATCGTGTTGGAATCTGATGTAACCGAGCAGATGAATTACGGGAAACAGCAGGGGGCTACAAACACAGATAAATGTGAGTTCCTTGAAAACCTTATCAGCAATAAGCTTCTTGTATATGAAGCGAAAAAAGATACATTAATTGAAAACCGTTCTGCAGCAATCAAAGAACAGGCTAATGCAAAATACCGTCAGTTGCTTTCTCAATTTCCGGATGAAAAAACATTGCTTGCCGCTTATAAGTTCAGAAATGCCTATGAAATGAAGAACGCTATCGAAAAAATTGATAACGATCAATATTACGGACAGGCAAAATATCAAAGAATTACTGATAAAGCAGACGTAACTCCAAATGAGGTAACTGACTTTTATAATCTTTATAAATCACAGCTGCCAGAGGTAAAAGATGAAGTTACTTTAGCTCAGATTATGATTTACCCATCATTGACAGAGGCTCATAAGCAGGATCTGATCAATAGACTGAAAAAGATCAAAAAAGATATCCTTGGTGGTGAAACCTTTGAAAGCCAGGCAAGAATCTATTCTGAAGATGAAGGATCTGCTTCCAATGGAGGTTTATATAAGAATATCAATAAAGGTCAGATGGTAAAGCCATTTGAAGCGGCTGCCCTGAACCTTCAGGACAATGAAATTTCAGAACCTATTGAATCTGAATTCGGATATCATATTATTCAGCTTCTGAAAAGATCAGGTAAAGTTTATGATGCAAGACATATTCTTTTAAAAGCGACTCCTACAGATGAAGAGCTTAATACTGCAAAAGCAAAATTAGACAGCATCAGAGGTTTAATTATCGCAGGTAAAATGACGTTTAAAGATGCTGCTTTCAGATTTTCAGATGATAAAAGAACAAAGTTTAACGCGGGAGTTGTTCCCGGTGCAGACGGTTCTGATAAAATTGAAAGAGAAAGTATTCCCGGAACAATCAGCTATGAATTGGCAGGGTTGAATAAAGGAGACATCACTACTGCTTTTGAAGATGAAGAAAATAAAAGAAAATCTATTAAGATTATTAAGCTGGAAGATGTGATCCCTGCTCACCAGATTACTCTGGAAACAGACTTTAGCAGAATCAAGCAGATGGCACTTAATAAAAAGAAAAGTGAAATGGTTGAAAAGTTTGTTAACTCTAAACTGCCAACAACTTTCATTTCTATAGACGGACGTTATGATAACTGTAACTTCAAGGCTAACTGGAAGAAAGAGTCTTTAAAAAAATAA
- a CDS encoding efflux RND transporter periplasmic adaptor subunit yields the protein MYYKNVIICILAILFAASCSKDKKENNQKDKEVPVLEIKEKDTLVSNQFVTDIQAKKNVEMRSRIGGIIHHIYVNEGQFVHQGQALFKINDAELQMELLKANAALKQTQADVRIAEVELKQIQSLHAKKFVANNELELVKAKLSSAQAKHSFADAEKRTVLQKISFTRITAPFDGVIDVIPHKEGSLVENGTLLTTLSQLNEVYAYFSIPENLYFELLANDKIGNHQKIELTLPNGVNYQFNGALKTAEGEIDRATGSIRYKVLFPNPDHLIKHGTSGKLIISEQQNNAVLIPQKSTFSIQDKTYVFVVDKKNKVKMTSIKIGTTLRDSYMVESGLKKGDLIVYEGTQSLKDGDMVKIKKKY from the coding sequence ATGTATTATAAAAACGTAATAATTTGCATTCTTGCAATATTATTCGCTGCGTCATGCAGTAAAGACAAGAAAGAAAACAATCAGAAAGATAAAGAAGTTCCCGTCCTTGAAATCAAAGAAAAAGATACTCTGGTGAGTAACCAGTTTGTTACTGATATTCAAGCTAAAAAGAATGTAGAAATGCGTTCCAGAATAGGAGGTATCATACACCATATTTATGTGAACGAGGGGCAGTTTGTACATCAGGGGCAAGCCTTATTTAAAATCAATGATGCCGAGCTGCAAATGGAACTTCTTAAAGCTAATGCTGCGCTGAAGCAAACACAGGCTGATGTAAGGATTGCAGAAGTAGAACTGAAACAGATCCAGAGTCTTCATGCTAAAAAATTTGTAGCCAATAATGAACTGGAACTGGTAAAAGCAAAACTTTCCTCTGCCCAGGCAAAGCACTCTTTTGCCGATGCCGAAAAAAGAACAGTCCTTCAGAAAATAAGTTTTACAAGAATTACCGCACCTTTTGATGGAGTGATTGATGTTATTCCTCATAAAGAAGGAAGTCTGGTAGAAAACGGAACATTACTGACCACATTATCCCAGCTTAATGAAGTGTATGCCTACTTCTCAATTCCTGAAAACCTATACTTTGAGCTTTTGGCCAACGATAAGATCGGGAATCATCAAAAAATTGAACTGACGCTGCCTAACGGAGTGAATTATCAGTTTAATGGTGCATTAAAAACGGCAGAAGGTGAAATTGACAGAGCAACAGGCTCTATCCGGTATAAAGTGCTTTTTCCAAACCCTGATCATCTAATCAAGCATGGGACGTCCGGAAAACTTATTATTTCCGAACAGCAGAATAATGCAGTTCTTATCCCGCAAAAATCTACATTTTCCATTCAGGATAAAACCTATGTTTTTGTAGTTGATAAAAAGAATAAAGTAAAAATGACCAGTATTAAGATCGGAACAACCTTAAGAGATTCTTATATGGTGGAAAGCGGGCTTAAAAAAGGTGATTTAATCGTGTATGAAGGGACTCAGTCTCTGAAAGACGGAGATATGGTCAAAATCAAAAAGAAATATTAA
- a CDS encoding PfkB family carbohydrate kinase gives MKLLVVGSVAFDAIETPFGKTDKILGGAATYIGITSSILGVKSGIVSVVGGDFPQEHLDMFTNREVNIEGIEIVKEGKTFFWSGKYHNDLNTRDTLATEVNVLENFDPKIPDSMQDSEILLLGNLHPGVQLSVLEKMNKRPKLVILDTMNFWMDSAWDILMEMISKTDLITINDEEARQLSGEYSLVKAAKKIHTMGPEYVIIKKGEHGALLFHDNKVFAIPALPLEDVFDPTGAGDTFAGGFAAYLAKKGKIDFETMKSALIVGSAMASFTVEKFGTERIQEVDESDMFSRLRQFKELTTFDVDLQ, from the coding sequence ATGAAACTTTTAGTTGTAGGAAGTGTTGCATTTGATGCAATTGAAACACCATTTGGTAAAACGGACAAAATTTTAGGAGGTGCAGCCACTTATATTGGGATTACTTCATCTATTTTAGGCGTTAAATCCGGTATCGTTTCTGTAGTAGGAGGAGACTTTCCACAGGAACATCTTGATATGTTCACAAATAGAGAAGTAAATATCGAAGGAATTGAAATCGTAAAAGAAGGAAAAACATTCTTCTGGTCAGGAAAATACCATAACGATTTGAATACCAGAGATACTTTGGCTACAGAAGTAAACGTATTGGAGAATTTTGATCCGAAAATTCCTGATTCAATGCAGGATTCTGAAATCCTGTTACTTGGAAACCTACACCCTGGTGTTCAATTATCCGTATTGGAAAAAATGAACAAACGTCCTAAGCTTGTTATTCTGGATACCATGAACTTCTGGATGGATTCTGCGTGGGATATTTTGATGGAGATGATTTCAAAAACAGATTTAATTACCATCAATGATGAAGAAGCGAGACAGCTTTCCGGAGAATACTCTTTAGTAAAAGCAGCGAAGAAGATCCATACAATGGGACCAGAATATGTAATCATTAAAAAAGGAGAGCATGGTGCTTTACTTTTCCATGATAATAAAGTATTTGCTATCCCTGCACTTCCGTTAGAAGACGTTTTCGATCCAACCGGAGCCGGAGATACTTTTGCAGGTGGTTTTGCCGCTTATCTTGCTAAAAAAGGAAAAATTGATTTCGAAACAATGAAATCTGCCCTTATCGTAGGATCTGCAATGGCTTCATTTACCGTAGAGAAATTTGGAACTGAAAGAATTCAGGAAGTAGATGAATCTGATATGTTCAGCAGATTAAGACAATTTAAAGAATTAACAACATTTGATGTTGACCTGCAGTAA
- the gldD gene encoding gliding motility lipoprotein GldD: MIKKVIFIFVSLLLISCGKDTTPKPYGELRLEYPTPKYQKFENDCAYTFEYSGFASITPAKKPCWFYLNYPQMKAKVFVTYYPIQNDFAEHIKEAEKMVYEHTIKASSIDTKSFEYPEKKVYGNFYELKGQSASNLQFYITDSTKHFVTAYLYFNSRPKPDSLAPAVSYIKNDMKHLLDSFEWKK; this comes from the coding sequence ATGATTAAAAAAGTCATTTTTATTTTTGTATCACTGCTTTTAATTTCATGTGGAAAAGATACGACTCCGAAACCTTACGGAGAACTGCGTCTGGAATATCCAACACCGAAATACCAGAAGTTTGAAAACGATTGTGCCTATACCTTTGAATATTCGGGTTTTGCTTCGATTACACCAGCTAAGAAACCATGCTGGTTCTATCTGAACTATCCTCAAATGAAGGCAAAGGTTTTCGTTACTTACTACCCGATACAGAATGACTTTGCAGAACATATCAAGGAAGCAGAAAAGATGGTATACGAACATACCATCAAAGCAAGTTCTATAGATACAAAATCCTTTGAATACCCTGAAAAGAAAGTATATGGGAATTTCTATGAACTGAAAGGACAGAGTGCTTCCAATCTTCAGTTTTACATTACAGACAGTACGAAACATTTCGTAACTGCTTATTTATACTTTAATTCGAGACCGAAACCGGATTCTCTGGCTCCTGCGGTGAGTTATATCAAAAATGATATGAAGCACCTGCTGGACTCTTTTGAATGGAAAAAATAA
- a CDS encoding TIGR02117 family protein, translating into MTVKIILIYILKGLGIILGIVLIYVLLGLGLPFITVSAKDDGQKKEIPIYIYTNGVHTDIVMPVKNDLHDWSLKIPFGNTASKKTDYNYIGIGWGDKGFYLDTPTWADLKFSTAVKAAFWMSDSAMHCTYYKTMKEGEDCKMIMISRGQYESLVKYVEDKFDRDQNGNFILIPTNAVYSDNDAFYDAKGTYSFLYTCNTWSNNALKAAGQKAALWTPSDFGIFQHYKSQ; encoded by the coding sequence ATGACTGTGAAAATAATACTGATATATATACTGAAAGGCTTGGGAATTATCCTGGGAATAGTGCTTATTTATGTTTTGCTCGGGCTCGGGCTTCCTTTCATCACGGTCTCTGCCAAAGATGACGGACAGAAGAAAGAAATTCCAATCTATATTTATACCAACGGGGTGCATACGGATATTGTAATGCCCGTGAAAAATGACCTTCACGACTGGAGTCTGAAGATACCTTTTGGCAATACAGCATCTAAAAAAACAGACTATAATTACATAGGAATCGGATGGGGTGATAAAGGATTTTATCTGGATACCCCAACGTGGGCTGACCTGAAATTCTCTACCGCTGTAAAAGCAGCGTTCTGGATGAGTGATTCGGCTATGCACTGTACTTATTATAAAACGATGAAAGAAGGAGAAGACTGTAAGATGATCATGATCAGCAGAGGACAATATGAGAGTCTTGTAAAGTATGTAGAAGATAAATTTGACAGAGATCAGAACGGAAATTTTATACTTATTCCCACCAATGCTGTTTATAGTGATAATGATGCCTTTTACGATGCTAAGGGAACCTATAGTTTTCTTTACACCTGTAATACCTGGTCCAATAACGCTTTAAAAGCAGCAGGGCAGAAAGCAGCACTCTGGACCCCTTCAGATTTTGGAATTTTCCAGCATTATAAATCACAGTGA
- a CDS encoding SRPBCC family protein, with protein MKHRLVREQQLNCDIETAWKFFSSANNLSEITPKDMGFIVLTEMKEDEIYKGMLIDYYVSPLFGIKMKWQTEITHVDFQKSFIDFQKKGPYKLWNHHHEFITNKDGVLMKDTIDYELPMGFLGEIAHHLFVRKKLEHIFDYRFKVLRKLF; from the coding sequence ATGAAGCACCGTCTTGTAAGAGAACAGCAGCTCAACTGTGATATAGAAACTGCCTGGAAATTTTTCTCCTCAGCCAACAATCTTTCAGAGATTACACCGAAAGATATGGGATTTATTGTTTTGACAGAAATGAAAGAAGATGAGATCTATAAAGGGATGCTTATTGATTATTACGTTTCTCCGTTATTCGGTATTAAAATGAAGTGGCAGACAGAAATTACCCATGTAGATTTTCAGAAAAGTTTCATTGATTTCCAGAAAAAGGGCCCCTATAAACTATGGAACCACCACCATGAATTTATTACCAATAAGGATGGAGTATTAATGAAAGATACAATTGATTATGAACTTCCTATGGGGTTTCTGGGCGAAATTGCGCATCATCTTTTTGTGAGAAAGAAATTAGAGCATATTTTTGATTATCGTTTCAAGGTGTTGAGAAAATTATTTTAA
- the queG gene encoding tRNA epoxyqueuosine(34) reductase QueG, with amino-acid sequence MNTNAEKYSQLIKSKAKSFGFQSCGISKADFLEEEAPRLEKWLKNNFNGEMKYMENHFDKRLDPRLLVEGARSVISLSYNYFPEEKISILENFKISKYAYAEDYHEVIKEILREMVAELQEEIGEFGFRVFVDSAPVLERAWAKKSGIGWVGKNANLITKQNGSFYFLAEIICELQLIPDHETTDHCGTCRKCIDACPTDAIVSEKIIDGSRCISYATIELKNEIPDHFKDKMEDWMFGCDICQDVCPWNRFSSPNKESRFTPNEALKNFKKGEWKELTQEIFSEIFRKSPVKRTKFAGLKRNIEFLEKSLE; translated from the coding sequence ATGAATACAAATGCCGAAAAATATTCTCAACTCATAAAATCCAAAGCAAAAAGTTTTGGCTTTCAAAGTTGTGGTATTTCCAAGGCTGATTTTTTGGAAGAAGAGGCGCCCCGTCTTGAAAAATGGCTTAAAAATAACTTCAATGGTGAAATGAAGTATATGGAGAATCATTTTGATAAAAGACTTGATCCGAGGCTTTTGGTAGAAGGGGCCAGGTCTGTTATTTCATTGTCGTACAACTATTTCCCTGAAGAAAAAATATCAATACTGGAGAATTTTAAAATCTCAAAATATGCTTACGCAGAGGATTATCACGAAGTGATTAAAGAAATTCTCCGTGAGATGGTAGCTGAGCTGCAGGAGGAAATAGGGGAGTTTGGTTTCAGGGTTTTTGTAGACTCTGCTCCGGTTCTGGAACGCGCATGGGCAAAAAAATCAGGAATAGGATGGGTAGGAAAAAATGCCAACCTTATTACAAAACAGAATGGATCATTTTATTTTCTGGCTGAAATTATCTGTGAGCTACAACTGATTCCTGATCATGAAACAACTGACCATTGCGGAACGTGCAGAAAATGCATTGATGCGTGCCCTACAGATGCTATCGTTTCTGAAAAAATAATTGATGGAAGCCGCTGCATTTCATATGCTACGATAGAATTGAAGAACGAAATTCCGGATCATTTTAAAGATAAAATGGAAGACTGGATGTTCGGTTGTGATATTTGCCAGGATGTATGCCCTTGGAACCGCTTTTCTTCACCTAACAAAGAAAGCCGTTTTACCCCGAATGAAGCGCTCAAAAACTTCAAAAAAGGAGAATGGAAAGAACTGACTCAGGAAATTTTCTCTGAAATCTTTAGAAAATCCCCCGTGAAAAGAACAAAATTTGCAGGCTTAAAAAGGAATATTGAGTTTTTGGAGAAGTCTTTAGAATGA